A single Perca flavescens isolate YP-PL-M2 chromosome 2, PFLA_1.0, whole genome shotgun sequence DNA region contains:
- the LOC114569431 gene encoding stonustoxin subunit beta-like, with protein MASGEQVQRDQIAEASVEGIQQPQRGLNLLAGPQHTVDPLRVQRRDLMKYSCQLTLDTNTAHRNLKLSDNNRKVTWEEEKQPCADHPERFDNCCQLLCRDVLTGRCYWEVERRRGGVSVAVSYRGIRRRGNSDGCMFGWNDQSWSLNCSDDGYYVCHNNSRTVLPISSSSISRRVAVYVDCPAGILSFYRVSSDSLIHLYTFNTTFTQPLYPGFGFWLYGASMSLCSL; from the exons ATGGCATCAGGAGAGCAGGTTCAGAGGGATCAAATCGCTGAGGCTTCAG TGGAGGGGATCCAACAGCCCCAGAGGGGATTGAATCTGCTTGCTGGTCCGCAACACACAGTGGACCCTCTCAG GGTCCAGAGGCGTGATCTGATGAAAT ATTCCTGTCaactcacactggacacaaacacagcacacagaaacctcaaactgtctgacaacaacaggaaggtgacatgggaggaggagaagcagCCATGTGCTGATCATCCAGAGAGATTTGACAACTGttgtcagctgctgtgtagagatgttctgactggtcgctgttactgggaggtcgagaggagaagaggaggggtTTCTGTagcagtgagttacagaggaatcaggaggagaggaaacagtgaTGGTTGTATGTTTGGATggaatgatcagtcctggagtctgaaCTGCTCTGATGATGGTTACTATGTCTGTCACAATAACAGCAGAACAGTCCtccccatctcctcctcctctatctCTAgaagagtagcagtgtatgtggactgtcctgctggcattctgtccttctacagagtCTCCTCTGACTCCCTGATCCACCtctacaccttcaacaccacattcactcaaccTCTTTACCCTGGGTTTGGGTTCTGGTTATATGGTGCCTCAAtgtctctgtgttctctgtag